Proteins encoded by one window of Streptomyces sp. NBC_01571:
- a CDS encoding DUF4191 domain-containing protein: MARKEPAADAANPGRLKQIVLTYKMTRKADSKIGLVLAAVGIVTLGVFLAIGFLIGHPVYLGILGLLLAFLASAIVFGRRAERAAFGQMEGQPGAAAAVLDNIGRGWTTTPAVAMNRSQDVVHRAVGKAGIVLVAEGNPNRVKSLLAAEKKKMARIVADVPVHDVLVGTGEGQVGLKKLRTTMLKFPRVLTGAQVTATNDRLRAMGDLMSNMPLPKGPMPKGMRMPRGGPKTR, from the coding sequence ATGGCGAGGAAGGAACCTGCAGCGGACGCTGCGAACCCCGGGCGACTCAAGCAGATCGTCCTGACCTACAAGATGACTCGCAAGGCCGACTCCAAGATCGGTCTTGTACTCGCGGCAGTCGGAATCGTCACCCTCGGTGTCTTCCTCGCGATCGGCTTCCTGATCGGCCACCCGGTCTATCTGGGCATTCTCGGCCTCCTGCTCGCCTTCCTCGCGTCGGCGATCGTCTTCGGGCGCAGGGCCGAGCGGGCCGCCTTCGGGCAGATGGAGGGCCAGCCGGGCGCCGCCGCGGCCGTGCTGGACAACATCGGCCGGGGCTGGACCACCACTCCCGCGGTGGCGATGAACCGCAGCCAGGACGTGGTGCACCGCGCGGTCGGCAAGGCCGGCATCGTGCTGGTGGCCGAGGGCAACCCGAACCGGGTGAAGAGCCTGCTGGCGGCCGAGAAGAAGAAGATGGCGCGAATCGTCGCGGACGTACCGGTGCACGACGTACTGGTGGGCACCGGCGAGGGACAGGTGGGACTCAAGAAGCTCCGCACCACGATGCTGAAGTTCCCCCGCGTCCTGACCGGCGCCCAGGTGACCGCCACCAACGACCGGCTGCGGGCGATGGGCGACCTGATGAGCAACATGCCGCTGCCGAAGGGCCCGATGCCCAAGGGCATGCGGATGCCGCGCGGCGGCCCGAAGACCCGCTGA
- a CDS encoding RDD family protein, which produces MDNRQAIGSWLSGPRAAMEDSGAELGYRGEQLGLPEHGPGSIARPGRRLGALAVDWALCMLIAYGLLTDGYGQATGNWALLVFFALGALTVGTLGFTPGKRLFGLRIVPEGGGRLNPLRALLRTALLCVAVPALIWDRDGRGLHDRLARTVEVRV; this is translated from the coding sequence GTGGACAACAGGCAAGCAATCGGATCATGGCTCTCCGGACCCCGGGCGGCCATGGAGGACTCCGGCGCGGAACTGGGATACCGGGGCGAGCAGCTCGGTCTGCCGGAGCACGGGCCCGGTTCCATCGCCCGTCCGGGGCGCCGCCTCGGAGCTCTCGCCGTCGACTGGGCCCTGTGCATGTTGATCGCATACGGGCTGCTCACCGACGGCTACGGCCAGGCGACCGGGAACTGGGCGCTGCTCGTCTTCTTCGCACTCGGCGCCCTGACGGTCGGCACCCTCGGCTTCACCCCGGGCAAGCGGCTGTTCGGCCTGCGGATCGTGCCCGAGGGCGGCGGGCGGCTCAACCCGCTGCGCGCCCTGCTGCGCACCGCCCTGCTGTGCGTCGCCGTGCCCGCCCTGATCTGGGACCGCGACGGCCGGGGCCTGCACGACCGCCTCGCACGGACCGTCGAGGTCCGCGTCTAG